The following proteins come from a genomic window of Brevibacillus antibioticus:
- the uvrC gene encoding excinuclease ABC subunit UvrC, with product MNSSLKDKLAVLPDKPGCYLMKNASGEIIYVGKAKVLKNRVRSYFTGSHNGKTQLLVSEIVDFEYIVVSSAIEALILECNLIKEHDPRYNVMLRDDKTYPYIKITNEAQPRLEITRKVLKDKAKYFGPYPNAGDASEVKKLLDRLYPLRKCRNMPKQVCLYYHLGQCLAPCVYEVSAEENQRLVDEISRFLDGGHEEMKQTLTEKMLQAAENMEFERAKEYRDQIKSIEAVMEKQKITFNDTVDRDIIGFAVEKGWMCIQLFYMRKGKMIERQTTSFPYYGSEIEDFMSYVSQFYYDKQNALPKEILLPQESEPELLSEWLGIKVHAPKRGKKHELVMMASENARIALQEKFALMSKDDARTVQAVHNLGHILGIPVPHRIEAFDNSNIQGTEPVSAMIVFTDGRPDKKEYRKFKIKTVEGPDDYGSMREVVRRRYSRLLKENQPMPDLIVIDGGKGQISAAMDVLENELGLYIPVCGLAKDEKHRTAQLMYGDPPEPVNLRRDSYEFYLLQRIQDEVHRFVITFHRQSRTKTMLSSQLDEIPGIGEKRRKLLFSHFGSLKKMREATVEDFRQLGIGDKLAKEIIGHLRKLDT from the coding sequence ATGAACAGCTCCTTAAAAGATAAACTGGCCGTCCTGCCAGATAAGCCGGGCTGCTACCTGATGAAAAATGCGAGCGGGGAAATCATTTACGTAGGAAAAGCCAAGGTGCTGAAAAACCGCGTCCGCTCTTATTTTACAGGCAGTCATAACGGGAAGACGCAGCTGTTGGTCAGTGAGATCGTGGACTTTGAGTACATTGTGGTATCCTCCGCGATTGAGGCGCTCATTCTCGAGTGCAACCTGATCAAGGAGCACGACCCGCGTTACAATGTCATGCTCCGCGACGACAAGACGTATCCGTACATCAAAATTACGAATGAGGCGCAGCCACGCCTGGAGATTACCCGTAAGGTATTAAAAGATAAAGCTAAGTATTTCGGGCCATATCCGAATGCCGGAGATGCCTCCGAGGTGAAGAAGCTGCTGGATCGACTCTATCCGTTGCGAAAATGCCGCAATATGCCCAAGCAGGTTTGTCTTTACTACCATTTGGGACAATGTCTTGCGCCCTGTGTGTACGAGGTATCGGCAGAGGAAAATCAGCGTTTGGTGGATGAAATCAGCCGGTTCCTCGATGGTGGCCATGAGGAAATGAAGCAAACCCTCACGGAAAAAATGCTGCAAGCTGCAGAAAACATGGAGTTCGAACGCGCCAAGGAATATCGCGATCAGATCAAGAGCATCGAAGCCGTAATGGAGAAGCAGAAGATCACGTTCAACGATACGGTAGACCGCGACATTATCGGGTTTGCTGTGGAAAAAGGCTGGATGTGCATTCAGTTGTTCTATATGCGAAAAGGGAAGATGATCGAGCGTCAGACGACTTCCTTTCCATACTATGGCAGCGAAATCGAAGACTTCATGTCTTATGTGAGCCAGTTCTATTACGACAAGCAAAATGCACTGCCAAAAGAAATTTTGCTCCCGCAAGAGAGTGAACCGGAGCTTTTGAGTGAATGGCTGGGCATCAAAGTCCATGCGCCGAAAAGGGGCAAAAAGCATGAGCTCGTGATGATGGCTTCCGAGAACGCCCGTATAGCTTTGCAGGAGAAGTTCGCGCTGATGTCCAAGGACGATGCTCGTACGGTCCAAGCGGTACACAATCTCGGTCACATTTTAGGAATTCCGGTTCCTCATCGAATTGAAGCGTTTGACAACTCCAACATTCAAGGAACAGAGCCTGTGTCTGCGATGATTGTCTTTACAGACGGCCGCCCTGATAAAAAGGAATACCGCAAATTCAAGATCAAAACCGTCGAAGGGCCAGATGATTACGGCTCCATGCGCGAAGTCGTTCGCCGTCGTTACTCTCGCCTGCTGAAAGAAAACCAGCCGATGCCTGACCTGATTGTGATCGATGGTGGAAAAGGCCAAATCAGTGCGGCTATGGATGTGCTGGAAAACGAGCTGGGTCTCTATATTCCCGTCTGTGGACTCGCGAAGGATGAGAAGCACCGCACCGCTCAGCTCATGTACGGAGATCCGCCAGAGCCTGTGAATCTTAGACGTGATAGCTATGAATTTTATTTGTTGCAACGCATCCAAGATGAAGTCCACCGTTTTGTTATTACATTCCACAGACAATCCCGGACGAAAACGATGCTCTCCTCACAGTTGGATGAGATCCCGGGTATTGGTGAAAAACGACGCAAGCTGTTGTTCTCTCATTTTGGCTCGTTGAAAAAAATGCGCGAGGCGACCGTCGAAGACTTCCGCCAATTAGGGATCGGCGACAAGCTGGCGAAAGAAATCATCGGGCATCTGCGCAAGCTGGACACATGA
- a CDS encoding DUF2164 domain-containing protein: MPAKLTREQMEYLVHQVQRYFKEERSETLGNLETEELIDFFSKELGLFYYNQGVQDSRKLLMERMSSLEDELYVLEKPIHKNK; the protein is encoded by the coding sequence ATGCCAGCCAAATTGACGAGAGAGCAAATGGAATATCTTGTTCATCAAGTACAACGCTATTTTAAAGAAGAACGGTCGGAGACACTCGGCAATTTGGAGACGGAAGAGTTGATTGACTTTTTTTCAAAAGAGCTCGGCCTCTTCTATTACAATCAAGGGGTGCAAGACAGCCGGAAGCTGTTGATGGAACGGATGAGTTCCTTAGAAGATGAACTGTATGTATTGGAAAAGCCAATCCACAAGAACAAATAG
- a CDS encoding ABC transporter ATP-binding protein, producing the protein MLNIQSLTTSYGQIKAIRGITLEVPEGKIVSLIGANGAGKTTTMRTIAGQLKPEAGAITFCGQRIEGSRPHQIVKAGLALVPEGRAILGKMTVLENLEMGAFQRNDAQGIKDDMEKMMAWFPILKERLSQLGGTMSGGQQQMLAIARALMSRPKLLLLDEPSMGLAPIVVADIFKVIKEINAEGTTVLIVEQNVKQALKIADYGYVLEAGQIVLDGTGESLLNDERVKEAYLGGRKH; encoded by the coding sequence ATGCTGAATATACAAAGCTTGACGACCTCCTACGGTCAAATCAAGGCGATTCGCGGGATAACGCTGGAAGTGCCTGAGGGCAAAATCGTCTCGCTAATCGGGGCGAACGGAGCGGGTAAAACCACAACCATGCGTACGATCGCAGGTCAACTGAAGCCTGAAGCAGGAGCGATAACGTTTTGTGGTCAACGGATAGAGGGTTCGAGACCCCATCAGATCGTGAAAGCCGGATTGGCGTTAGTTCCAGAAGGGCGTGCAATCCTCGGGAAGATGACCGTGCTGGAAAACCTGGAGATGGGCGCATTCCAGCGCAACGATGCACAAGGCATCAAGGACGACATGGAAAAGATGATGGCCTGGTTCCCCATCCTCAAGGAGCGTCTTTCTCAATTGGGAGGGACGATGTCTGGCGGTCAGCAGCAAATGCTAGCCATTGCCCGCGCATTGATGTCTCGACCGAAGCTGCTGCTTTTGGACGAGCCGTCGATGGGCTTGGCTCCTATTGTGGTGGCGGACATTTTCAAGGTGATCAAAGAAATCAATGCGGAAGGAACGACCGTCCTTATCGTGGAGCAAAATGTCAAACAGGCCCTCAAAATCGCTGATTACGGGTATGTACTGGAGGCAGGGCAAATCGTATTGGACGGTACAGGAGAATCATTGTTGAACGACGAACGTGTAAAAGAGGCATATTTGGGCGGTCGCAAGCACTAG